The Parashewanella spongiae genome has a window encoding:
- a CDS encoding M3 family metallopeptidase, whose amino-acid sequence MKCSLHIKMIFRLTALVFFSTIASAKTAPVDFITAQCLNIQPINIINSKGLDNTLHHFEQQNLTINNINDNINYFLHNKLNHDDKASLINCQIRLSDIWNQFLLNDSTQQFLLQLKGSSHRSYRQLATQIENSILHQLTETQKAKLRTYESVFRSEFLALKPRLIIHDINCKLDPSLQEKQEDELEITIARYLLRQPNNSCRKAVWETYYQRDMLKRPLLEVVDLRQHQATSKGFDDFSQLKLANNYLNSPELVEQFLTHFSDSLDIAPWSIGRELQAISEQNFKPISTHSLLTESFTKFQKLGLKFEEINAELYRVWLHNRLLGDITINLSNKHTKIYSKTIRYPIVGYQFGQASLSSPTELKSFRKVDNFVQRLSKIVAAFSDASPNYLTSKSLNNNDYSKISDKWLAEYLVDQLEIKGLGSYPRLLLANQYLEQLEILRAKVALNLYRKNHLQSDVDALFQAHFGSALSSNVSFPLSFNGIIEQGPMYYQKLWQKKVGGYLYRQSKSQQNNNLFFDILVVNENRFSFQQQVEKILKIDISPSELIDDVYLSFETH is encoded by the coding sequence TTGAAGTGTAGCTTACATATAAAAATGATCTTCAGATTGACAGCACTGGTGTTTTTTTCAACCATTGCATCAGCCAAAACCGCACCTGTTGATTTTATCACTGCCCAATGCCTCAATATTCAACCTATTAATATAATTAATAGCAAAGGATTAGATAATACTCTACATCATTTTGAGCAACAAAATCTCACGATTAATAATATCAATGACAATATCAATTATTTTCTACATAACAAGTTAAATCACGACGATAAAGCATCACTAATAAACTGCCAAATCAGATTGAGCGACATTTGGAATCAATTCTTATTAAATGACAGTACACAGCAATTTTTGTTGCAATTGAAAGGCTCTTCTCATCGTTCTTACCGTCAACTTGCAACACAAATTGAAAATTCAATATTGCATCAACTAACAGAAACTCAAAAAGCGAAATTAAGAACCTACGAATCGGTATTTCGCAGTGAGTTTTTGGCATTAAAACCACGATTAATAATTCATGACATTAATTGTAAGCTAGATCCTTCATTACAGGAAAAACAAGAAGATGAATTGGAAATCACCATAGCCCGATACCTTTTGAGGCAGCCAAATAACTCATGTAGAAAAGCAGTATGGGAAACGTATTACCAAAGAGACATGTTGAAGCGTCCACTTCTTGAAGTTGTTGACTTACGCCAGCATCAGGCCACATCAAAAGGGTTTGATGATTTTTCCCAACTTAAATTGGCAAATAATTATTTGAATAGCCCCGAACTAGTCGAACAATTTCTAACTCATTTTTCAGATTCTTTAGATATTGCACCTTGGAGTATTGGTCGAGAATTACAGGCTATTTCTGAGCAAAACTTTAAGCCAATTAGTACCCATTCACTTTTAACAGAAAGCTTCACAAAATTTCAAAAATTAGGATTAAAATTCGAGGAGATAAACGCTGAACTTTACCGAGTGTGGTTACATAATCGCTTACTCGGTGATATTACAATTAACCTTTCCAATAAACACACAAAAATTTATAGTAAAACAATACGCTACCCTATCGTTGGTTATCAATTCGGACAAGCAAGCTTATCATCGCCCACTGAATTAAAAAGTTTCCGTAAAGTAGATAATTTTGTACAACGACTATCAAAAATTGTTGCAGCGTTTAGTGATGCTTCACCAAATTATTTAACCAGTAAATCATTAAATAACAATGACTACAGTAAAATTAGTGATAAATGGTTAGCAGAGTATTTAGTCGATCAACTTGAAATTAAAGGCTTAGGTTCATACCCAAGGCTATTACTTGCAAACCAATATCTTGAACAACTCGAAATACTTCGTGCAAAAGTGGCATTAAACCTTTATCGAAAAAATCATTTGCAATCTGATGTTGATGCACTTTTTCAAGCCCATTTTGGTTCAGCGCTTTCTTCGAACGTTTCATTCCCACTCAGTTTTAACGGCATCATAGAACAGGGACCCATGTATTATCAAAAGCTATGGCAAAAAAAAGTAGGCGGATATTTATACAGACAAAGTAAAAGTCAGCAAAATAACAATCTATTTTTTGACATATTGGTAGTCAATGAAAACAGGTTTTCATTTCAACAACAAGTTGAGAAAATATTAAAAATAGATATTTCACCATCCGAATTAATCGATGATGTATATTTATCTTTCGAAACACATTAG
- the cmoA gene encoding carboxy-S-adenosyl-L-methionine synthase CmoA — MTPKQDTIYAEPNQQIDKFSFDVNVAGVFDDMIKRSIPGYSTIIQTIGDMAYKFVKPETNVYDLGCSLGTATISLRRNIQHPNSRIIAVDSSQSMIERCYENINAYKSSTEVELICCDIRDVDINNASMVVLNFTLQFLDPSDRRALIQKIYNGLNPGGVLVLSEKLKFNDEIIQQHLDSQHLDFKRANGYSELEISQKRTALEDVMRTDTLETHQQRMNECGFQHFNIWFQCFNFASMVAIK, encoded by the coding sequence ATGACCCCCAAGCAAGACACTATCTATGCAGAACCTAATCAGCAAATAGACAAATTTAGTTTCGACGTGAATGTTGCTGGTGTATTTGATGACATGATAAAACGTTCTATTCCTGGCTACTCGACAATCATTCAAACAATTGGTGACATGGCTTACAAGTTCGTCAAACCTGAAACTAACGTTTATGATCTTGGCTGCTCTTTAGGTACTGCGACAATAAGTTTACGTCGTAATATTCAACACCCAAATTCCCGTATCATTGCCGTTGATAGTAGCCAGTCAATGATCGAACGATGCTATGAAAACATAAACGCTTACAAAAGTAGTACTGAAGTTGAACTTATTTGCTGTGATATTCGTGACGTGGATATCAACAACGCTTCAATGGTCGTCCTAAATTTCACTCTTCAATTTTTAGATCCGAGTGATCGTAGAGCATTAATTCAAAAAATCTATAACGGACTAAATCCTGGTGGGGTATTAGTGCTATCAGAAAAATTGAAATTTAATGACGAGATAATACAGCAACATTTAGATTCTCAACATTTGGATTTTAAGCGTGCAAATGGTTACAGCGAACTCGAAATCAGCCAAAAAAGAACCGCGCTTGAAGATGTCATGCGAACAGACACGCTTGAAACACATCAGCAACGCATGAATGAATGTGGCTTTCAACATTTTAATATTTGGTTTCAGTGTTTTAACTTTGCTTCAATGGTGGCAATTAAGTGA
- the tnpC gene encoding IS66 family transposase gives MTKSIQSLLDDNALLQQLLLKQQALLESKDSEIAELNQSYQTLLEQFRLAQHHRFGRSSEVCEAQGELFNEAETLVEDDILEADTTPERETTPPKTKEKPKRKPLPKHLPRVQVIHDIDEADKQCDCCGHQLQQMGKDVSEKLEFIPAKVKVIENIRLKYSCQHCEKSGTQPNIKQASVPSSPIPKGYATPSLLSQIITSKYQYALPLYRQETMFKQHGIEISRRTMSDWMMKCGALFKPLHQRLREIQLSQPVIQADETTVKVINDERAKSYIWVYCSGADSPASSNMAFKGVSIMRNIVLFDYQNGSRSGACPLMFLGDFNGYLQTDGYAAYQKVNAELVGCWAHARRKFIEAQTAQGKTKVGKVNVAISFIQKLYAIEKNIADLSVDEKMKKRQIKSEPILADFKAWLDKSALQVSSKGKLGEAITYSLNQWSKLKRYTESGLLNIDNNRAERAVKPFVIGRKNWLFNINHKGAETSAMLYSIIETAKANGLIPFDYINHCLEELAKSPIELESLLPWNVKLG, from the coding sequence ATGACCAAAAGTATCCAATCTTTACTCGACGACAACGCCTTACTCCAACAATTACTGTTGAAGCAACAGGCTTTGCTTGAGAGTAAGGACAGTGAAATTGCAGAGTTAAATCAATCATATCAAACCTTACTGGAGCAATTTCGTTTAGCTCAGCATCATCGCTTTGGTCGAAGCAGTGAAGTTTGTGAGGCTCAAGGTGAATTGTTTAATGAAGCTGAAACTCTGGTTGAAGACGATATTTTAGAAGCTGATACCACACCTGAGCGAGAAACCACTCCGCCAAAGACAAAAGAAAAGCCTAAACGCAAACCATTACCTAAACACTTACCACGTGTTCAAGTGATCCATGACATTGATGAAGCAGACAAACAGTGTGACTGTTGCGGTCATCAGCTTCAACAAATGGGCAAGGATGTCAGTGAAAAACTGGAGTTTATCCCTGCTAAAGTTAAAGTTATAGAAAATATTCGCTTAAAGTACAGCTGCCAGCATTGTGAGAAAAGCGGTACTCAACCCAACATCAAGCAAGCATCTGTGCCTAGCAGTCCAATACCAAAAGGTTATGCTACGCCGAGTTTGCTCAGTCAAATTATCACCAGTAAATATCAATATGCCTTACCGCTTTATCGACAAGAAACCATGTTCAAACAACATGGTATTGAAATCAGTCGACGCACCATGTCGGACTGGATGATGAAATGCGGTGCGTTATTTAAACCCTTGCATCAACGGTTGAGAGAAATACAGCTTTCACAACCCGTGATTCAGGCAGATGAAACTACAGTAAAAGTCATCAATGATGAACGAGCGAAATCGTATATTTGGGTGTATTGCTCAGGTGCTGATTCACCAGCATCGAGTAATATGGCATTTAAAGGCGTTTCCATCATGCGTAATATCGTGCTGTTTGATTATCAAAATGGCAGTCGCTCCGGTGCTTGTCCATTGATGTTCTTGGGGGATTTTAATGGTTACCTGCAAACTGACGGCTATGCGGCTTATCAAAAGGTTAACGCTGAGCTTGTCGGTTGCTGGGCGCATGCAAGAAGAAAGTTTATTGAAGCTCAGACAGCGCAAGGGAAAACCAAAGTTGGTAAGGTCAATGTCGCCATCAGTTTCATTCAAAAACTGTATGCAATAGAGAAAAACATTGCTGACTTATCTGTTGATGAAAAAATGAAAAAAAGACAAATTAAGTCCGAACCTATCTTGGCAGATTTTAAAGCTTGGCTGGATAAGTCAGCACTGCAAGTATCAAGTAAAGGCAAACTAGGTGAAGCCATTACTTACAGCTTAAATCAGTGGAGTAAATTAAAACGCTACACAGAAAGCGGCTTGTTGAATATCGATAATAATCGTGCCGAACGAGCAGTAAAACCGTTCGTCATCGGCAGAAAAAATTGGTTGTTCAACATCAATCACAAAGGTGCTGAAACCAGCGCCATGCTCTACAGCATAATCGAAACTGCAAAAGCTAACGGTCTAATTCCTTTTGATTACATCAATCATTGCTTAGAAGAACTCGCAAAATCACCGATCGAGCTTGAAAGCTTGCTGCCATGGAATGTTAAGCTGGGCTAG
- a CDS encoding transporter substrate-binding domain-containing protein produces MNSEETPLTIAVSAESFPYQYKSEQGNPNGLLIDLWKEWSKVNNRKVEFKLLKWQPSLDAVKDGTADIHAGMAMTEERKSDFIFGPKIVNVTTHLYLHQSLANKNKIEQLAPYQIGIVKGSAHKGKLDGVGVKFSYKEFLSRSDLLNAAIKGEILVFAGMEGFLRKREREENVTSLYPLESRLVISEVNLHPVVRANNVKLLQKIKNGFNRIPNTRIEQLQQHWLGNESRASGISIALVKDNNPYSDIGADGLPHGMLVDMWRSWGQKVGKDVNFIFFDAPDGREALQNGQVEIALSNTSSDELPESLMHSWRLFNVKHRFFAYKKPLKKMQDINNLSVGVLSTSNYLEIIKRQFPKITITEFNSIQEMIQSSENNEIRGFIAPAAWAQHQLLKLKVWADFFQEPNIEYVDAVHSLIQEKNIGLNYSIIDGFNKIGHKELSALENKWILNSSDRVFFETETTLPLSSEQFDYLNKLSPLKFGYLNSWAPMEFTNKSGLFSGVNSEVVDLIEKQLKLNIEPISFDDWQSLYSALEKGHIDFAGSMASTETRQDSILFSQPYWPSFWALVSSIEHAGLFRLDQLAELRVAVVEGYDLPNRIMLIEPNIKLILVPDSQSGVNAVANDDADIFIDNLMTLSHLLNESKHYDLNLSMLPELGTQQSHLGFNHKLKYLIPMVDSVLRQVTQEEKQLFYKRWTPKAITNNNHKYRNWLIYVSIAFAISAISFFIYWLSNKRLQAEVTRRQKIEQQIQYMNSHDNLTGLLNRRLLDDRLTSAVLTHSREQTRFAVMFISLDNFKLVNDTRGYNSGDELLIGCANAIAGTIRRSDTLARFGGDEFVIILNRAQEFDAVCQVAENALAAIARVVEAKVPEINVSASIGIAFYPMDADSPIELLKQADKLMQLTKGNDENSYMTS; encoded by the coding sequence GTGAATTCAGAAGAAACTCCTCTTACTATCGCGGTAAGTGCTGAAAGTTTTCCATACCAATATAAAAGCGAGCAAGGCAACCCTAACGGTTTATTGATTGATTTGTGGAAAGAGTGGTCTAAAGTAAATAATCGAAAAGTTGAGTTCAAACTATTAAAATGGCAGCCATCACTGGATGCAGTTAAAGATGGAACAGCAGATATTCATGCTGGTATGGCGATGACTGAAGAACGAAAGTCTGACTTTATATTCGGCCCGAAAATCGTCAATGTTACTACCCATCTTTATTTACATCAGTCTCTCGCAAATAAAAATAAAATCGAACAACTCGCACCTTATCAAATAGGTATTGTTAAAGGCTCTGCACACAAAGGCAAACTCGATGGGGTTGGTGTAAAATTTTCGTATAAAGAGTTTTTATCCCGGAGTGATTTATTAAATGCAGCAATTAAGGGAGAGATATTAGTTTTTGCGGGAATGGAAGGGTTCTTACGCAAACGAGAGCGAGAAGAAAATGTTACAAGTTTGTATCCCTTAGAATCTCGTTTAGTTATTAGCGAAGTTAATCTTCACCCCGTAGTTAGGGCAAATAACGTTAAATTATTACAAAAAATTAAAAATGGTTTTAACCGTATTCCTAATACAAGAATCGAACAATTACAGCAACACTGGCTGGGTAATGAAAGTCGAGCTTCAGGTATCAGCATTGCTCTTGTTAAAGATAACAATCCATACTCCGATATAGGTGCTGATGGTCTACCTCATGGTATGCTTGTTGATATGTGGCGCTCATGGGGACAAAAAGTAGGTAAAGATGTCAACTTTATTTTCTTTGACGCACCTGATGGTAGAGAGGCTCTTCAAAATGGGCAAGTTGAAATTGCCCTTTCAAATACAAGTAGTGATGAACTTCCCGAATCCTTAATGCACTCTTGGAGGTTGTTTAATGTAAAGCATAGGTTTTTTGCCTACAAAAAACCTTTAAAAAAAATGCAAGACATTAATAACTTATCTGTAGGAGTTTTAAGCACTTCTAATTATTTAGAAATAATCAAAAGGCAGTTCCCGAAGATCACGATTACAGAGTTTAATTCTATTCAAGAAATGATACAAAGCAGTGAAAACAATGAAATTCGAGGTTTCATTGCACCAGCGGCGTGGGCACAACATCAATTATTGAAACTGAAAGTTTGGGCTGATTTTTTTCAGGAGCCTAATATTGAATACGTAGACGCTGTACATAGTTTGATTCAAGAAAAAAATATTGGCCTTAATTACAGTATTATTGATGGCTTTAATAAAATAGGACATAAAGAATTATCGGCACTTGAGAATAAGTGGATATTAAATTCATCTGATCGTGTCTTTTTTGAAACTGAAACGACATTACCTCTATCATCTGAGCAATTTGATTATTTAAATAAGCTTTCACCGCTGAAATTCGGATACTTAAATAGCTGGGCTCCTATGGAGTTCACTAATAAGTCAGGTTTATTTTCGGGAGTTAATAGTGAAGTTGTTGATCTTATTGAGAAACAATTAAAGCTCAATATTGAGCCAATAAGCTTTGATGATTGGCAATCTTTATATTCAGCCTTAGAAAAGGGTCATATTGACTTTGCTGGTAGCATGGCATCGACTGAAACTAGACAGGATTCTATTTTATTTAGTCAACCATACTGGCCGTCATTTTGGGCATTAGTTTCAAGTATTGAACATGCGGGGTTGTTTCGTTTAGATCAACTCGCAGAGTTAAGAGTTGCGGTTGTCGAAGGCTATGATTTACCGAATAGAATAATGTTAATTGAACCCAATATAAAGTTAATTTTAGTACCAGATAGTCAATCTGGTGTTAATGCTGTTGCCAATGATGATGCAGATATTTTCATTGATAATCTAATGACTTTATCACATTTATTAAATGAGTCTAAACACTACGATTTAAATTTATCTATGCTACCGGAACTTGGTACTCAGCAGAGTCATTTGGGTTTTAACCATAAGCTTAAGTATTTAATTCCAATGGTAGACAGCGTATTAAGGCAAGTTACCCAAGAAGAAAAGCAATTGTTTTATAAACGTTGGACACCTAAAGCAATCACTAACAACAATCATAAATATCGTAACTGGTTAATTTATGTCTCCATCGCTTTTGCTATTTCAGCTATTAGCTTTTTTATTTATTGGTTGTCTAATAAACGCTTACAAGCAGAAGTCACAAGAAGACAAAAAATTGAACAACAAATACAATACATGAATTCACATGACAATTTAACGGGATTATTAAATCGTAGGTTACTTGATGATCGTTTAACATCTGCGGTATTGACTCATAGTAGAGAGCAAACACGTTTTGCGGTGATGTTTATCAGCTTAGATAATTTTAAGTTGGTAAACGATACACGAGGGTATAATTCTGGCGATGAATTACTCATTGGTTGCGCCAATGCTATAGCGGGCACGATAAGAAGATCTGATACCTTGGCTAGGTTCGGTGGAGATGAATTTGTCATCATCCTTAATCGAGCACAAGAATTTGATGCAGTCTGCCAAGTAGCTGAAAATGCCCTTGCAGCTATAGCTAGAGTGGTAGAAGCAAAGGTACCTGAAATAAATGTGTCAGCGAGTATAGGAATTGCTTTCTATCCGATGGACGCAGACAGTCCGATTGAATTGTTAAAACAAGCAGATAAGTTAATGCAGCTTACTAAAGGCAATGATGAAAATAGCTACATGACAAGTTAA
- the tnpB gene encoding IS66 family insertion sequence element accessory protein TnpB (TnpB, as the term is used for proteins encoded by IS66 family insertion elements, is considered an accessory protein, since TnpC, encoded by a neighboring gene, is a DDE family transposase.) — protein sequence MIMFQQLPNVYLYRDFIDFRKSINGLSAVVEQQMELPSTDGSVFVFCNKNRDKLKILYWDKTGFALWYKQLERDKFKWPAKIDTEQMVLSEQQFHWLLSGYDVVGHQQVFVESYC from the coding sequence ATGATTATGTTTCAACAATTGCCCAATGTGTATTTATACCGTGACTTCATTGATTTTCGTAAATCGATTAATGGGTTAAGCGCCGTTGTTGAACAACAAATGGAATTGCCTTCTACCGATGGCAGCGTGTTTGTGTTCTGCAACAAAAACCGAGATAAACTTAAAATCCTTTATTGGGATAAAACAGGTTTTGCGCTTTGGTATAAACAACTGGAAAGAGACAAGTTCAAGTGGCCAGCCAAGATTGATACCGAGCAGATGGTGCTTTCTGAGCAGCAATTTCACTGGTTACTTTCAGGTTACGATGTCGTTGGTCATCAACAAGTTTTTGTTGAAAGTTATTGTTGA
- a CDS encoding S41 family peptidase, whose protein sequence is MNKIFSLITVLILMLSCEQSTDNQLDERLLPFNPAQVSQWSSDIDFFSSELEKRHINLYHTISEEDLKSELLNLKTSLPSINKYQLMTEMMRITRLIGDGHTLFSYRGHEYSRFPIYFKLFDEQLRVIKTSPELSHLLGKKLVGIDGVDINEAMKRVKPVVQAVDNQHSLEHYLPSTINVAEVLFGLGITKELNVANFEFSGETEEKISITLTSIPHNKLKKAVTESIVKHNSLFGEVLESTDGLWLSANAHTKSAYIRFDGYPGIIKMLMFADSVEKHLSRSQITNLIIDFRHNGGGNFFEGLLLAQMLVIVDGLDWKNGIYALVGKATFSAGVSNAAQYRQILNAKLVGEPTGGNPYGYQDADRFVLPNSNWPVQFSKRLFKMQDEQSNGLQPDIIIKTSWPDYSEGKDRQFEWIINDINSRTIHNKLTQPTVKAASD, encoded by the coding sequence TTGAATAAAATATTTTCATTGATAACCGTATTGATACTCATGCTGAGTTGCGAACAGTCAACCGATAATCAGCTTGATGAGCGGTTACTCCCATTTAATCCCGCTCAGGTTAGTCAGTGGTCATCAGACATAGACTTTTTTTCTTCAGAATTGGAAAAAAGGCACATCAACCTTTACCACACGATTAGTGAGGAAGATTTAAAATCAGAGTTATTAAATTTAAAAACATCTTTACCAAGTATTAACAAGTACCAATTAATGACTGAAATGATGAGGATTACTCGACTGATTGGTGATGGGCATACTTTATTTAGTTATCGGGGACATGAATATTCAAGATTTCCTATTTATTTTAAGTTATTTGATGAACAGCTGAGAGTGATAAAAACTTCACCAGAACTCAGTCACCTTCTCGGGAAAAAGTTAGTGGGTATTGATGGTGTAGACATTAATGAAGCTATGAAACGAGTTAAGCCTGTTGTCCAAGCCGTAGACAATCAACATTCTCTCGAACACTATTTACCTTCAACGATTAATGTCGCTGAAGTTCTCTTTGGACTAGGTATTACAAAAGAACTCAATGTAGCGAACTTCGAATTCTCGGGAGAAACTGAAGAAAAAATATCAATAACGCTTACTTCAATCCCTCACAATAAACTAAAAAAAGCAGTAACGGAAAGTATAGTAAAACACAATTCATTGTTTGGGGAAGTATTAGAGTCTACAGATGGGCTATGGCTTTCTGCAAATGCTCATACAAAATCAGCATACATTAGGTTTGACGGATATCCTGGCATTATCAAAATGTTAATGTTTGCTGATAGTGTTGAAAAACATTTGAGCCGAAGTCAGATTACCAATTTGATAATTGACTTTAGACATAATGGCGGAGGTAACTTTTTTGAAGGACTTTTGTTAGCTCAAATGCTCGTTATAGTAGATGGACTGGATTGGAAAAATGGTATTTATGCATTAGTCGGAAAAGCGACGTTTTCTGCTGGAGTGAGTAACGCAGCTCAGTATCGGCAGATTCTTAATGCTAAGTTAGTAGGTGAACCCACTGGTGGAAATCCGTACGGGTACCAAGATGCCGATAGGTTTGTATTACCTAACTCAAATTGGCCTGTTCAATTCTCTAAACGCTTATTCAAAATGCAAGACGAACAAAGTAATGGGTTACAACCAGACATTATAATTAAAACGTCATGGCCTGATTATTCAGAAGGTAAAGATAGACAGTTTGAATGGATAATAAACGATATAAATTCAAGAACAATACATAACAAACTAACTCAGCCAACCGTTAAAGCAGCTTCTGATTAG
- the cmoB gene encoding tRNA 5-methoxyuridine(34)/uridine 5-oxyacetic acid(34) synthase CmoB, whose product MINFSSFYQQISDSNLQHWLETVPSLLGKWQRNNKHGNLPKWEKILNKLHYPVPDTLNFNDKVEIGSGEQLSDGQREKLHNLLQLLHPWRKGPFHIHGIHIDTEWRSDWKWERIAPHLSPVANRTVLDVGCGSGYHMWRMLGCGAKRVVGIDPSVLFLCQFEAVKRIAGAELPIHLLPLGIEELPPLDAFDTVFSMGVLYHRRSPIDHILQLRDQLRTGGELVLETLVIDGDENSSLVPADRYGKMSNVWFLPSVATLIRWLEKCDFINVRCVDEDITSLAEQRRTDWMRNESLVDYLDPNDITKTVEGYPAPKRATIIAVKNQPNSDLL is encoded by the coding sequence GTGATTAACTTCAGCTCTTTTTATCAGCAAATTTCTGATTCAAACCTTCAGCATTGGCTTGAAACTGTGCCTAGTTTACTTGGCAAATGGCAACGAAATAATAAACATGGAAACCTTCCTAAATGGGAAAAGATACTCAATAAGTTGCATTACCCAGTTCCTGACACTCTTAATTTTAATGATAAAGTTGAAATTGGAAGCGGAGAGCAGCTTAGCGATGGACAACGAGAAAAGTTGCATAATCTGCTACAACTGCTTCACCCTTGGCGTAAAGGGCCCTTTCATATACATGGTATTCATATTGACACAGAATGGCGTAGTGATTGGAAATGGGAACGTATCGCTCCACACCTTTCGCCAGTAGCGAACAGAACGGTGCTTGATGTCGGTTGCGGCAGTGGTTATCACATGTGGCGAATGCTCGGCTGCGGTGCTAAACGTGTAGTTGGGATTGACCCGTCTGTATTATTTTTATGCCAATTCGAAGCGGTAAAACGCATTGCAGGTGCTGAACTACCAATCCACCTATTACCTTTGGGTATAGAAGAGTTACCACCACTTGATGCTTTTGATACTGTGTTTTCGATGGGAGTTTTGTATCATCGTCGCTCACCCATTGATCATATTTTACAACTACGTGATCAACTGAGAACTGGTGGAGAGTTAGTTTTAGAAACATTGGTTATTGATGGTGATGAAAACTCATCATTAGTTCCGGCTGATAGATACGGAAAAATGAGTAATGTTTGGTTCTTGCCTTCTGTTGCAACACTTATTCGTTGGTTAGAAAAGTGTGATTTTATTAATGTACGATGTGTAGACGAAGACATAACATCACTCGCTGAGCAAAGACGCACTGATTGGATGCGGAATGAGTCTCTTGTTGACTACCTCGATCCAAATGATATAACCAAAACAGTTGAAGGCTACCCTGCTCCGAAGAGAGCAACGATAATTGCCGTTAAAAATCAGCCAAACTCTGATTTACTTTAA
- the tnpA gene encoding IS66 family insertion sequence element accessory protein TnpA yields the protein MTNRKTPEQWQALVRQQSESELTVTAFCRKYKLAISCFYTHKKKSKQQSSFTQAVVTTASAPPIPAQQPVIKLETKIGDLIFPAQIPPQIIIDVIKGLQS from the coding sequence ATGACAAACCGAAAAACACCTGAACAGTGGCAAGCTCTGGTAAGGCAGCAAAGCGAAAGTGAATTAACCGTTACCGCTTTTTGCCGCAAGTATAAGTTGGCCATCAGTTGCTTTTACACTCACAAAAAAAAATCGAAGCAACAATCAAGTTTTACTCAAGCCGTTGTTACTACTGCATCAGCTCCCCCCATTCCAGCTCAACAGCCAGTGATCAAACTTGAAACCAAGATAGGTGATTTAATTTTCCCTGCTCAAATACCTCCTCAAATTATTATCGATGTCATCAAAGGATTGCAATCATGA